A stretch of the Papaver somniferum cultivar HN1 chromosome 6, ASM357369v1, whole genome shotgun sequence genome encodes the following:
- the LOC113289209 gene encoding suppressor of RPS4-RLD 1-like produces MGSSSISERVELAKLCSTRDWSKAIRVLDSLLSQSCVIQDLCNRAFCYSQLELHKHVIKDCDKALQLDSTLLQAYILKGRALTALGRKEEGLVVWEQGYGYAVRQSTDLKQLLELEELLASSKENETKDITVETCIQTETLFGSGSEIQCKSIKTSQTEIKSADSSQICSKPNDMSKTLEESSDASELCNKPNGTSEMHGKSSVSSENFITSNSSSEVNSKSSGALEICSKANGTPETHNLSSATSKVCRKSSDLSDILSKKRDETKKNVKVFSTGMLKTKSISLDFRLSRGITQVNEGKYAQAVSLFDQILKENPNYPEALVGRGTAYAFQRELDAAIVDFTRALKVNPSAGEAWKRRGQARAALGDSIEAIEDLTKALEFEPNSSDILHERGIVNYKFKDYKAAVHDLSSCVKHDKDNKSAYTYLGLALASIGEYGQAEEAHAKSIEFDKLYLEGWIHLAQLYQELANPTKAFECLEQVLQIDGRSSKAYHLRGLLHHGLGEHKNAIKDLTMGLSIESSNIECLYLRASCYHAVAEYGNAVKDYDAVLELELDSVEKFLLQCLAFYQKELALYTASKATSEFCWFDIDGDIDPLFKEYWCKRLHPKNVCEKVYRQPTLRDSLKRGRPRKQDLVITKPKATLLKVADAIGKKIQYNCPGFLPNRRQHRMAGLAAIEIAQKVSRAWRSVHTEWKFSSKGTTKNSKKARRKERNYVPSQNRGGACCSTSSPETSTPYDTSEEKSSSRSTMSWQDVYSMAVKWRQISEPCDPVVWVNKLSEEFNAGFGSHTPLILGQAKVVRYYPSYQRLLNFTKTVAKEKMQMNNSADDIIDLSKEGRLQKLLHAETCSDLYSVTGEDFWVATWCNSTAFEGKRLEGTRVTLQKMGNMGFDFSIRTPCMPSRWEHFDAEMTLAWEALCNAYCGELHGSTDLSMLESVQDAILRMSYYWYNFMPLSRGSAVVGYIVLLGLFLAANMEIKESIPDGVQVDWEAILTSDPNTFVNSLKRWLCPSLKINTRKDIPDVASTLGTTGSVIAALSTYTE; encoded by the exons ATGGGGAGTTCATCAATCTCTGAGAGAGTGGAGTTAGCTAAGTTGTGCAGCACTCGCGACTGGTCTAAAGCTATTCGTGTTCTTGATTCTCTTCTTTCTCAATCTTGTGTCATCCAAGACCTCTG CAATAGAGCATTTTGTTACAGCCAGTTGGAGTTGCATAAACATGTAATCAAAGACTGTGATAAGGCACTTCAGCTTGATTCTACCCTTCTCCAAGCTTACATTCTCAAAG GTCGCGCATTGACTGCTCTGGGAAGAAAAGAGGAGGGTTTGGTAGTTTGGGAACAAGGTTACGGATATGCTGTCCGCCAATCAACAGATTTGAAACAATTGCTGGAGTTAGAAGAACTATTGGCTTCTTCTAAAGAGAATGAAACCAAAGACATTACTGTGGAGACATGTATTCAAACTGAGACTTTATTTGGTTCAGGGTCTGAAATTCAATGCAAATCAATTAAAACTTCTCAAACTGAAATCAAGTCAGCTGATAGCTCTCAAATATGCAGCAAACCTAACGACATGTCTAAAACACTTGAGGAATCAAGTGATGCATCAGAATTATGTAATAAACCAAATGGCACATCTGAAATGCATGGCAAATCGAGTGTTAGTTCTGAAAATTTCATCACATCTAACAGCTCATCTGAAGTAAACAGCAAGTCAAGTGGTGCACTTGAAATATGTAGCAAAGCTAATGGCACACCTGAAACACACAACCTATCAAGTGCAACATCTAAAGTGTGCAGGAAATCAAGTGATTTGTCTGATATACTTAgcaaaaaaagagatgaaacaaAGAAGAACGTAAAAGTTTTTTCTACTGGTATGTTAAAGACCAAATCGATAAGTTTGGATTTCAGATTATCAAGAGGAATAACTCAG GTGAATGAAGGGAAGTATGCTCAAGCTGTTTCTCTCTTTGACCAG ATactgaaagaaaatcctaattaTCCGGAGGCATTGGTAGGTAGGGGAACAGCATATGCATTTCAGCGGGAACTTGATGCTGCTATTGTTGACTTTACTAGG GCCTTAAAAGTTAACCCATCAGCTGGAGAGGCGTGGAAAAGAAGGGGACAGGCTCGAGCAGCTTTAGGAGATTCTATAGAG GCCATTGAAGACTTGACCAAGGCATTAGAATTTGAACCAAACTCCTCAGATATCTTACATGAAAGAG GAATTGTCAATTACAAGTTCAAGGATTACAAGGCAGCTGTGCATGACCTATCTTCGTGTGTGAAGCATGATAAGGATAATAAATCCGCGTATACATATCTA GGTTTAGCATTAGCTTCAATTGGTGAATATGGCCAAGCTGAAGAGGCACATGCTAAGTCAATTGAATTTGATAAGCTTTACCTTGAAGGATGGATCCATCTGGCACAG TTATATCAAGAATTGGCGAACCCAACAAAGGCTTTTGAATGCCTTGAACAAGTTTTGCAAATTGATGGAAG GTCGTCCAAAGCATATCACCTGCGCGGGTTACTCCACCATGGCCTAGGAGAGCACAA GAATGCCATCAAGGACTTGACTATGGGCTTAAGCATTGAAAGCTCAAACATTGAGTGTCTGTACCTACGTGCTTCCTGCTACCATGCTGTTGCAGAATATGGAAATGCG GTTAAAGACTATGATGCAGTGTTGGAATTGGAGTTAGATTCTGTGGAAAAATTCTTGCTTCAGTGCCTGGCATTTTATCAA AAAGAACTTGCTCTGTACACTGCTTCAAAAGCCACTAGTGAGTTCTGCTGGTTTGATATTGATGGTGATATTGATCCCCTATTTAAG GAGTACTGGTGCAAAAGGTTGCACCCAAAAAATGTATGTGAAAAGGTTTATAGACAACCTACATTGCGTGATTCTCTGAAGAGAGGTAGGCCCAGGAAGCAGGATCTTGTTATTACAAAACCTAAGGCTACTCTTCTGAAAGTGGCAGATGCCATTGGAAAGAAGATCCAGTACAATTGCCCAGGTTTCTTGCCTAATAGACGTCAG CATCGAATGGCAGGATTGGCTGCTATTGAGATTGCTCAAAAGGTTTCAAGGGCTTGGCGTTCTGTTCATACAGAGTGGAAGTTCTCAAGTAAAGGCACAACAAAAAATAGTAAGAAAGCTAGGAGAAAGGAAAGAAATTATGTACCTAGTCAGAATAGGGGTGGTGCTTGTTGCAGTACCAGTTCGCCGGAAACATCAACTCCATACGATACTAGCGAAGAGAAATCATCAAGTCGTTCTACAATGTCCTGGCAAGATGTTTATTCAATGGCAGTTAAATGGAGACAGATCTCCGAACCATGTGACCCAGTTGTGTGGGTTAACAAGCTAAG TGAAGAGTTTAACGCTGGATTTGGGTCACATACACCCCTAATTCTTGGACAGGCAAAAGTTGTGCGGTATTATCCAAGCTATCAAAG GTTATTGAATTTCACAAAAACTGTTGCAAAAGAAAAGATGCAAATGAATAACAGTGCAGATGATATAATTGATCTATCCAAGGAGGGGAGACTACAGAAA TTGTTACACGCGGAAACCTGCTCTGATCTTTACAGTGTGACTGGTGAGGACTTTTGGGTAGCAACCTGGTGCAATAGTACAGCATTTGAGGG GAAACGCCTCGAGGGAACAAGGGTCACTTTACAGAAAAT GGGCAATATGGGATTTGACTTTTCAATAAGAACACCTTGTATGCCCTCCAGATGGGAGCATTTTGATGCAGAAATGACGCTGGCATGGGAA GCCTTGTGCAATGCGTATTGTGGTGAATTGCATGGCTCAACTGATCTGAGTATGCTGGAGAGCGTGCAGGATGCAATTCTACGGATGTCATATTATTG GTATAACTTCATGCCGCTGTCCAGAGGTTCTGCGGTGGTTGGCTATATTGTGTTGCTTGGATTGTTTCTCGCAGCCAATATGGAGATCAAAGAGAGCATACCAGATGGTGTGCAGGTGGATTGGGAAGCCATACTTACATCTGATCCCAACACCTTTGTTAATTCCTTGAAGCGATGGTTGTGCCCATCTCTCAAAATCAATACTCGGAAAGATATCCCAGAtgttgcatcaactcttggtaCGACTGGCTCAGTTATTGCTGCTCTCAGTACGTATACTGAATGA
- the LOC113286154 gene encoding uncharacterized protein LOC113286154, with protein MAIKRWFFKKQRQQHQQQEEEEEGSSSKQDSWKFKFSSSSFKFKYLNIHISFLDDILFKIISVFEAILLVSALCFFYLFCGCHI; from the coding sequence ATGGCAATTAAGCgttggtttttcaagaaacaaagacaacaacaccaacaacaagaagaggaagaagaaggatcaTCAAGTAAACAAGACTCGTGGAAATTTAAATTTTCTAGTTCGAGTTTTAAATTTAAGTATCTTAATATTCACATTTCATTTCTCGACGATATTTTGTTTAAGATCATATCTGTTTTCGAAGCGATTCTTCTTGTTTCTGCTCTATGTTTCTTCTATCTCTTCTGCGGTTGTCACATCTAG